Part of the Pelagibaculum spongiae genome, ATGATCACGCTACATCATCTAAATAACTCCCGCTCACAACGCATTATTTGGCTGCTAGAAACCTTGGCAGTTGATTATCAAATCAAGACTTATCAACGTAATAGCGAAACTTCTCTAGCGCCAGAAGCACTGTTAGAAATTCATCCGCTTGGTAAATCTCCGGTGATTACCGATGGCCAAAGAACCATTGCTGAATCGGGTTTGATCATTGAATATCTTGCTCAAAGCTATCGTCAGAATGTTGATTTGTTGCCTGAACAGGGAAGCGAAGCCCATTGGCAGTATTTATACTGGCTGCATTATGCCGAAGGATCGCTGATGCCATTTATGGTGATGACGTTAGTTTTTGAAAAAATTAAAACAGCGCCAATGCCATTTTTTATTCGTCCAGTCGCCAAGGCTATTGCTGACAAAGCCATTGCTGGTTATGCCGGGCCTAATCTCATCAAAAACCTTCAGTATGTTGATGATTACTTGGAAGGGAAAACTTGGTTTGCTGGCGATAAAATCACCGGTGCTGATATTCAGATGATCTTTCCTCTTGAAGCTGCTATTAGCAGAGGCGATGCAAGAAAGCAGTATTCCAATATTGCAGGCTATGTCGATCATATTCATCAATTAGAGAGCTATCAAAAAGCCTTAGAAAAAGGTGGGCCTTATGATTATGCATCCTAGCGAACATGAATGGCAGGCTGATTAAATATTGAAGATAATTTTTTTGTGACCTCTGCTAATTGAGGTCACTTTAAATACCTAGATATCACATAAAAATAAATTTAGAGATGCATATTTTTAAGTGAAGATAGATCGATGTCTTCTTCATAATCAATGCTGTTAAATTCAAATCCATTTAGCTGCATAAAATCTTTTTTGATAGCTGAGTAGTCGGCAATTTCTTTAAAATTATTTGAGTTAATTAACGGTAATAGCTGGGCCACTTTATTTTGTATTGCTAAGTCTAACTCCCAATCATCCATTCGAATCAAGCAGTTTTTTGAAAGTGGTTGGGCGATTTTATTGCCGAACAAACGCATCATGTGTTCAATGCAGCTCTCATGATTGCCTGCCTGCTTCATTATTTTAAATAGCGCCATCATGTATGGAGAAAAGCCAGGAATATAAATGCTTGCCTTAGTGACCAGTGCTTTGCAAACAGCAATTTTAGCTTGGCCATTAATTGATTGGTTCAATTGTTGATTCATTTGTTCGGCTGTTTGATGTAGGTGGTCTTTCGCCTTTCCCAAAGTACCTTGATGGTAAATTGGATGGGTGATTTTCGGGCCCATATAGGAATAAGCAATGGTTTGACAACCTTTGGCTAAAACACCGGCATCGGCCAGTAGTGTGAGCCAGTCTTGCCAATCTTCACCGCCCATCACCTTTACCGTATCTTGAATTTCTTGCTGGGAAGCAACCGGTAATAATGTTTGCTCTAGTGAATCCGACTCTAAATTAAGTACATAGCCTGAATAGGGTTTGTCGATGGTTTTAATCGCTGATCGAAAAACAGTACCTGTTTCAGGGTCAGGTCGAATGCCGCTGGCAAGGCTGTACACCACCAGATCAACTGAACCACCAAAATCACTTTTAATATAATCGATCACTTGTTGTCGAATATCGTCAGAAAAAGCATCGCCAATAAAGTTCTTAGCAATTAACCTTTTTTCCTCAGCATATTGCCGAAAGTAAATGTTGTTATACCAGCCAGCAGTACCGGTAAGTTGTTTGTCTTGGTTGGGGCCGCGTTCGAAGGAAACACCAATGCTGTCGGCCAAAGCACCACCAAAAGTCAGCGCGATTCGAGAAGCTAAGCCAAAACCAGACGATGCGCCCAGTACCAATACTTTTTTAAATTGGCTAGTTTGCCAATGGCTGGATTGAGCTTGTTGAATCTGCTCTAACACCGCTTGTTGGCAGCCATATGGATGCGCTGTTTTGGCGACGGCGCCTTTGATGATTGGCTGGATAATCATGGGGGAACTCAAGTGAATGACCGCAACGATTATCTATTGTAGAGGGAGAATGTTTCATTGAGCTGGGATGTATCT contains:
- a CDS encoding glutathione S-transferase: MITLHHLNNSRSQRIIWLLETLAVDYQIKTYQRNSETSLAPEALLEIHPLGKSPVITDGQRTIAESGLIIEYLAQSYRQNVDLLPEQGSEAHWQYLYWLHYAEGSLMPFMVMTLVFEKIKTAPMPFFIRPVAKAIADKAIAGYAGPNLIKNLQYVDDYLEGKTWFAGDKITGADIQMIFPLEAAISRGDARKQYSNIAGYVDHIHQLESYQKALEKGGPYDYAS
- the fabV gene encoding enoyl-ACP reductase FabV, coding for MIIQPIIKGAVAKTAHPYGCQQAVLEQIQQAQSSHWQTSQFKKVLVLGASSGFGLASRIALTFGGALADSIGVSFERGPNQDKQLTGTAGWYNNIYFRQYAEEKRLIAKNFIGDAFSDDIRQQVIDYIKSDFGGSVDLVVYSLASGIRPDPETGTVFRSAIKTIDKPYSGYVLNLESDSLEQTLLPVASQQEIQDTVKVMGGEDWQDWLTLLADAGVLAKGCQTIAYSYMGPKITHPIYHQGTLGKAKDHLHQTAEQMNQQLNQSINGQAKIAVCKALVTKASIYIPGFSPYMMALFKIMKQAGNHESCIEHMMRLFGNKIAQPLSKNCLIRMDDWELDLAIQNKVAQLLPLINSNNFKEIADYSAIKKDFMQLNGFEFNSIDYEEDIDLSSLKNMHL